The DNA sequence GCCGCCCTCAGCGGCCAGCACCGTGAGGGTGACGGCGTCGCGGTAGTAGGCGGTCATCGCGTCGAGGTCGGCGACCCGGAGGGTCACCGCACCCATCGCGGAGTCGGCAGGGAGCAGTTCGGGCATGCGTAGTGCAACGCGACGAGCGTCCCGCATATTTCAGGTCTCGATCGCTGCTCAGGTCTCGATCGCTGCTCAGGTCTCGATCGCGCCGCCGGTCTCGGCCAGGTAGCGGCGCAGGGTGAGTGACGGGTCGGCCGCCTGGAGCTCGCGATAGCGGGAGAAGTCGAGCTGCGCGCGCAGGGAGGTCCCGGCCCGCATCCGCTGGGACTGCGCGCCCTCCACCGTCTGAATGCGCCGCGCCTCGGCGAACAGGTCGTCGCGGCGGTCCGTGCCCACCACGAGCACGCCGTCGTCGTCCGCGACGATCCAGTCGCCGGGCGCGACCGCGACGCCGTCGAGCATGGCGGTGCGCATCGCGCTCCCCGCGGGCGGGACCCGGCGCGGCCCGAACGGGTTCGCGCCCAGGCTGAACAAAGGGAGGCCGATCTCGCGGAGCTGGGCGGTGTCGCGGTGCAGCCCCCAGATCACGGCGCCGGCGAGCCCGGCCTCGCGCGCCTCCAGCAGCATCAGGTCGCCGACGCAGGCCTCGTCACGCCGGCCGCCGTTGTCGACGACGAGCACCGCGCCGGGCGGGGCGTCGTCGATGGTCTCGAGCAGGACATCCACACTGCCGAGGTGTGTGACAGGAGCGGCGGGACCGTGGAAAGGGCGGCCGGGGAGGAGGGGCAGGAGATCGACCGGCGCCGTGCCGACAGGGATGCCGAGGCGGACGGCGGCGTCGGCGACGGCGGCGGTGGGGAGGGCGTTCGTGTCCATGTCGTGACGCTACTTGCGCGCGCATGCTCGTGGGGGAATGCGTTGTCCTCCACAGTCCCGCCGCACCCTCGACTTCTCCACGGATCACGCTGGGGTCTTCTCCGACGCGGCCCGCTGCCCAAGGATGGTTCCGGGAGGTGTGATGAGACGGATCGCTCGGCTGGCCCGCCGGTACTGGGTCGTGACGCTGACGCTCGGCATCGGCGTCGTCGGCATCGTCCTGGCGCTCGCGGGCGCGGGCTGGCTCGTGCAGTGGCTGTTCAGCGTGTACGCGCTGGCCGTCGCCGCGTGGCAGGCGGTGGGGATGGTGCGCGCGATGGCGCACGGCCGGTTCGGGCTCGACATCCTCGCCATCACGGCGATCGTCGCAACCGTGCTGGTCGGCGAGTTCGTGGCCGCGCTCATCGTCGTGCTCATGCTGACCGGCGGCGACGCGCTGGAGGACTACGCCAACCGCCGGGCGAAACGCGAGCTCGACGCCCTGCTCACGCGCGCGCCGCAGTTCGCGCATCTGGTGGTGGACGGCGGCTATCAGGAGGTGCCGGTCGATCAGGTGAAGGTGGGCGACGCGCTGCTCGTCCGGCCGTCCGAGATCGTCCCGGTCGACGGAGTCCTGCTCTCCGGGCGTGGAGCCTTCGACCAGGCGTCGATCACGGGCGAGAGCATCCCGGTCGAGAAGTCGGCGGGCGACGAGGTCCTGAGCGGGTCGGTGAACGGTCAGGAGGCGGTCGAGCTCCGGGCCACCTCGACGGCCGCGTCGTCGCAGTACCAGCAGATCGTCGCGCTCGTCGCTCAGGCGGCGGAGAGCAAGGCGCCGGTCGTCCGGCTGGCGGACCGGTACGCCGTGCCATTCACGGTCTTCTCGCTGGCGCTCGGCGCGGTGGCGTGGTGGCTGAGCGGCGACCCGGTGCGCTTCGCGGAGGTGCTCGTCCTGGCGACGCCGTGCCCGCTTCTCATCGCGGCGCCGGTCGCGTTCATCGGCGGGATGAGCCGCGGCGCGCGCAACAGCATCATCGTCAAGTCGGGCGGGGTCCTCGAACAGCTCGCACGGGCGCGCACGGCGGTCTTCGACAAGACCGGCACGCTCACCTACGGCGCCCCTGCGCTCAGCGAGGTGCGCCCGCAGCCGGCGTTCGGAGCGGACGAGCTCCTCGCCGCCGTTGCGAGCGCCGAGCAGTACTCGTCCCACGTGCTCGCGGCGTCGTTCATCCAGGCGGCGCGGGAGCGCGGGCTGGAACTGCGCGAGGCGGCGTCCGCGCAGGAGGCCGCGACGAACGGGGTGGTGGCGGACATCGGCGGCCGGGAGGTCGTGGTCGGCAAGTTCGCGTTCATCGCTTCGCACGCGCCGGACGCGGAGCGCACCCCGATCGCTCCCGGCGAGCTGGCCGTCTACGTCGCGATCGGCGGCCGGTTCGCCGGCGCGCTGCTCGCGAGCGACCGCCTGCGGTCGAACGCGGCCGCCACCCTCCGCGAGCTCGCGACGCTCGGGGTGACGAACACGATGATGCTCACCGGCGACGCACGCGAGACCGCGGAGCACATCGCCGCGGAGCTCGGCATCACGCGGGTGCGCGCCGAGTGCCTGCCCGCCGACAAGGTCGCCGAGGTCGCGGGCGTCGCCGAGCGTCCCGTGATCATGGTCGGCGACGGCGTGAACGACGCCCCCGTGCTGGCCGCGGCGGATGTCGGGATCGCGATGGGCGCCAAGGGCGCGACGGCCGCGAGCGAGTCCGCGGACGCGGTGATCCTCGTGGACGACATCCACGGCGTCGCCCGGGCGGTCCGGATCGGCAAGGACACCGTCCGAATCGCGCTCCAGAGCATCTGGCTCGGGATCGCGGTGTCGGTCGTCCTGATGCTCATCGCGGCGTTCGGCTTCATCCCGGCGACGGCCGGCGCGCTCATCCAGGAGCTGGTCGATCTGGCGACCATCCTCGCCGCGCTGCGGGCGATCGGGGGCCGGCTGGATGCGCGGGCGGCCGCGGAGCTACGGGCGGGACCGCGCGTGGCGGTGAGCGGCGGGACCGGGGCGCGGTAGGGCCGCGTGAGCCCACGAGGGCGGGAGCGGGCCGCGGTAGCGGAAGCTCTACCGTCCGGTCAGCCGCTCCAGCAGCTCGCGGTAGCGCGCGGCCGTTCGCTCCACCACCTCGGCCGGGAGCTCGGGCGGAGTGCCCTGCTTGTCCCAGTTGGCGGCCAGCCAGTCGCGGACGATCTGCTTGTCGAAGCTGGCCATCCGCGCCGCAGGAGTCGTGGCCGTCGCGAACACGCGGGCGTCCCAGTAGCGGCTGGAGTCGCTGGTGAGCACCTCGTCCGCGAGCGTGATCTCGCCCGTTGCGCGGTCGGCGCCGAACTCGAACTTGGTGTCCGCGATGATGACGCCGTGCTCCTCCGCGATCGCCGCTCCGCGGGCGTACACCTCCAGCGACAGCCGGCGGAGCTCCTCCGCGACCTCCGGGCCGACCAGCTCGACGGTGCGCTCGAAGCTGATGTTCTCGTCGTGCTCGCCGAGCGGCGCCTTCCACGCAGGGGTGTAGATCGGCTCCGGCAGCCGGTCGCCGTCGGCGAGCCCGGCCGGGAGCGGGACGCCGCAGACGCTCTGCGTCCGCTGGTACTCGGCCCAGCCGCTGCCGGTCAGGTAGCCGCGCACGACGCACTCGATCGGGAACATGTCCAGCGGCTTCACCAGCATCGCGTGTCCCGCGACCTCGGCCGGGATGCGCTCCACGATGCGGTCACCGTCGAGCGTGTGGTCAGGGACGAGGTGGTTCGGGACGCTGCCGAGACGGTCGAACCACCACAGGCTGAGCGTGGTGAGCAGCTCGCCCTTGCCCGGGATGCCGGGCTCGAGCACGTGGTCGAACGCGCTCACCCGGTCGGAGGCCACGACGAGGACGGCGGCCGTGTCGTCCAGGCCATCCGCCCCCTCGGGCACGTAGAGGTCGCGGACCTTCCCGGAGTAGACGTGCTTCCAGCCTGCCAGTTCGCTCACCCGTCCATCGTAGGGCTCGGGACGCGGGCCGCCGACCGGCGTGAGCGCCCTCGCCTCAGATCGTGCGCCCGCCATCCACCGCGAGCACGTCGCCGGTGACGTACGACGCGGCGGGCGAGGCGAGCCAGGCCACGGCGGCGGCGACCTCCTCCGGCGAACCCATCCGGCCGGTAGGCACGTAGCCGCCGATCCGCTCGCGCGTCGCGTCGTCCAGCCGCAGGTTGCCGCCCGACATGATCGGGCCGGGCGCGACGGCGTTCACGCGGATGCCCGCGCGGGCCTCGTCCAGGGCCGTGGTCAGGGTCAGGCCGATCACCGCGTGCTTCGCGGCCGCGTACGCCGACATCCCGGGAGCGCCGCGCGTCCCGGCGGTCGAGGTGATGTTGACGATGGCGCGCGGGCCGGAGGAGGCCCGCAGCGCCCGCACCTCGGCGCGCATCGCGACCGCCACCGAGCGGAAGTTCACCGCGACGATCTCGTCGAAGACGTCGGCAGACATGTCCGCGAGCGGGGTGGGCATGTGGCCGCGGCCGACGTTGTTGACCGCGACCGCGAGCCCGCCGCCGAGCTCGGCCGCCGAGGCGACCGCGGACGCGAGTGCTGCGTCGTCGGTCGCGTCGAGGGGGAGGACCAGCGGGCACGCGATCCCCGACGCGACGAGCTCAGCCTGGAGCGCGCGAAGTGCGTCGGCGTCGCGCGCGGCCGGCACGACCAGGAGGCCGTCCGCGCCGAGCGCGCGGCAGATCGCGTTGCCGATGGCCCCGTTCGCGCCGAGGACGAACGCGACGCGGGTCGCGGCATCCATCCCATCCCCGATCACGACCGCACCTCCGCACGCACACCCGCGCGGTCCCGCACATCCCGGCGGTCCTGCGGCAGCAGGAAGCCCGCCGCAATCAGCCACGCCATCCCCGCGAAGCGCCCGATCGGGAGCAGGAACTGCAACGGCTCTACGGCGAGCGACAGGAAGGAGAGCTCAGACAGCGCCGCCACCACCAGCCCAGCCCAGGCCAGCCAGCGCGGGAACAGGCCGAGGATCACGCCGGGCACGGCCATCCCGGCGATCAGCAGGCCGAGGCCGACGACGTAGCCGACGCCTCCTGCGAGGAAGGCCAGGAAGGAGAAGGCGAGTGCGAGGCGCGGGTCCGACGTCAGCTCCGGCCGGCTCAGCAGGTAGCTGCCGAACGCAGACACCATCAGCAGGATCGACGCGGTGAGACCGCCCGCGAAGCCGATCGCCGGGCCGGGGACGCGCACGCCCAGGCGCTGGAGGCGCGCGAACGCGGTGGCTGCGTAGATGCCGAGCGGCACGGCGGAGCCGAACTGCAGCATGGCCCCGACGCGGATGCCGGCCCAGTCCGCATGGGCGTGCGCGGCGACCGCGTCCGCGCCGGCGAACGGCGAGAGGAACACCCCCGCGCCGGACAACGCGAAGCCGACGATCAGCGCGAGCAGGAACAGCCCCGCGTGGACGACCGCGAGGATGCCCATCGGCGGGCCGTCCGGGCGGCGACGACGGGGAGTCGACTGGATATCGTTCATAATTGAAATGATTACATTGTGTAATCGTTACGCGCAAGCGCTA is a window from the Leifsonia shinshuensis genome containing:
- a CDS encoding RraA family protein, which translates into the protein MDTNALPTAAVADAAVRLGIPVGTAPVDLLPLLPGRPFHGPAAPVTHLGSVDVLLETIDDAPPGAVLVVDNGGRRDEACVGDLMLLEAREAGLAGAVIWGLHRDTAQLREIGLPLFSLGANPFGPRRVPPAGSAMRTAMLDGVAVAPGDWIVADDDGVLVVGTDRRDDLFAEARRIQTVEGAQSQRMRAGTSLRAQLDFSRYRELQAADPSLTLRRYLAETGGAIET
- a CDS encoding heavy metal translocating P-type ATPase — encoded protein: MRRIARLARRYWVVTLTLGIGVVGIVLALAGAGWLVQWLFSVYALAVAAWQAVGMVRAMAHGRFGLDILAITAIVATVLVGEFVAALIVVLMLTGGDALEDYANRRAKRELDALLTRAPQFAHLVVDGGYQEVPVDQVKVGDALLVRPSEIVPVDGVLLSGRGAFDQASITGESIPVEKSAGDEVLSGSVNGQEAVELRATSTAASSQYQQIVALVAQAAESKAPVVRLADRYAVPFTVFSLALGAVAWWLSGDPVRFAEVLVLATPCPLLIAAPVAFIGGMSRGARNSIIVKSGGVLEQLARARTAVFDKTGTLTYGAPALSEVRPQPAFGADELLAAVASAEQYSSHVLAASFIQAARERGLELREAASAQEAATNGVVADIGGREVVVGKFAFIASHAPDAERTPIAPGELAVYVAIGGRFAGALLASDRLRSNAAATLRELATLGVTNTMMLTGDARETAEHIAAELGITRVRAECLPADKVAEVAGVAERPVIMVGDGVNDAPVLAAADVGIAMGAKGATAASESADAVILVDDIHGVARAVRIGKDTVRIALQSIWLGIAVSVVLMLIAAFGFIPATAGALIQELVDLATILAALRAIGGRLDARAAAELRAGPRVAVSGGTGAR
- a CDS encoding phosphoribosylaminoimidazolesuccinocarboxamide synthase translates to MSELAGWKHVYSGKVRDLYVPEGADGLDDTAAVLVVASDRVSAFDHVLEPGIPGKGELLTTLSLWWFDRLGSVPNHLVPDHTLDGDRIVERIPAEVAGHAMLVKPLDMFPIECVVRGYLTGSGWAEYQRTQSVCGVPLPAGLADGDRLPEPIYTPAWKAPLGEHDENISFERTVELVGPEVAEELRRLSLEVYARGAAIAEEHGVIIADTKFEFGADRATGEITLADEVLTSDSSRYWDARVFATATTPAARMASFDKQIVRDWLAANWDKQGTPPELPAEVVERTAARYRELLERLTGR
- a CDS encoding SDR family NAD(P)-dependent oxidoreductase, whose product is MDAATRVAFVLGANGAIGNAICRALGADGLLVVPAARDADALRALQAELVASGIACPLVLPLDATDDAALASAVASAAELGGGLAVAVNNVGRGHMPTPLADMSADVFDEIVAVNFRSVAVAMRAEVRALRASSGPRAIVNITSTAGTRGAPGMSAYAAAKHAVIGLTLTTALDEARAGIRVNAVAPGPIMSGGNLRLDDATRERIGGYVPTGRMGSPEEVAAAVAWLASPAASYVTGDVLAVDGGRTI